A section of the Mesorhizobium loti genome encodes:
- a CDS encoding DNA helicase — protein sequence MMLSAPAYHLKRQARLLSREAKIPLHRALDRIAAQEGFASWSLLAAKLSETAPASRLFAQLTPGDLVLVGARPGHGKTLMSLELAVEAMKSGHRSVFFTLEYTQRDVLERLRAIGVEPARFDRLFEFDTSDAISAGYIVRVLGSAPRGTLAVIDYLQLLDQKRENPGLMDQVRTLKAFARDSGVILVFISQIDRSYDPAKKPVPDISDVRLPNPLDLSLFDKACFLNEGEIRFQAA from the coding sequence ATGATGTTATCCGCGCCCGCCTACCATCTGAAGCGTCAAGCCAGGCTGTTGTCGCGCGAGGCAAAAATCCCGCTCCACCGGGCGCTTGACCGGATTGCCGCGCAAGAGGGATTTGCCAGTTGGAGCCTGCTTGCGGCGAAGCTGTCCGAGACGGCGCCCGCCAGCAGGTTGTTCGCGCAACTCACACCTGGTGACCTGGTTCTGGTCGGCGCGCGGCCGGGCCATGGCAAGACGCTGATGAGCCTCGAACTGGCGGTCGAAGCGATGAAGTCGGGCCACCGCAGCGTGTTCTTCACGCTGGAATATACGCAACGCGATGTACTGGAGCGGCTCCGCGCCATCGGCGTCGAGCCGGCCCGGTTCGACCGGCTGTTCGAGTTCGACACTTCCGATGCCATCAGCGCCGGCTATATCGTCAGGGTGTTGGGGTCGGCGCCGCGTGGCACGCTGGCGGTCATCGATTACCTGCAACTGCTCGATCAGAAACGAGAGAATCCAGGCCTGATGGACCAGGTCCGCACGCTGAAGGCTTTCGCGCGCGATAGCGGCGTGATCCTGGTCTTCATCTCGCAGATCGACCGGTCCTACGATCCCGCGAAGAAGCCGGTCCCGGATATCAGTGATGTTCGCCTGCCCAACCCGCTTGATTTGTCCCTCTTCGACAAGGCCTGCTTCCTGAACGAGGGCGAGATCCGCTTCCAGGCGGCTTGA
- a CDS encoding GNAT family N-acetyltransferase has translation MVEIVKPALEHLPSYKAALERGWSPDNVRPVEATREQLAAIEQAPVAFLASLDDPEARGGPITLPDGTQVPRLPGFRRWIWDGEASGSIGFRWQKGTAMLPSHVLGHIGYAVVPWKQRRGYATEALRLMLDEARAVGLPYVEITAKPGNPASHKVILANGGKLVERFLEDAAYGGVESLRFRIDL, from the coding sequence ATGGTCGAGATCGTCAAACCGGCGCTTGAACATCTGCCGTCCTACAAGGCGGCGCTCGAGCGCGGCTGGTCGCCGGACAATGTTCGGCCCGTGGAGGCAACGCGCGAGCAGCTCGCGGCGATAGAGCAGGCTCCGGTGGCCTTCCTGGCCAGCCTGGATGATCCTGAAGCCAGGGGCGGCCCGATCACCTTGCCCGATGGCACGCAAGTGCCGCGCCTGCCGGGATTCCGCCGCTGGATCTGGGATGGCGAGGCGTCGGGCTCGATCGGCTTTCGCTGGCAGAAAGGAACGGCGATGCTGCCGTCGCATGTGCTTGGCCATATCGGCTATGCGGTGGTGCCCTGGAAGCAGCGGCGCGGCTACGCAACCGAGGCCCTGCGGCTGATGCTCGACGAGGCGAGGGCGGTCGGCCTTCCCTATGTCGAGATCACCGCCAAGCCGGGCAATCCGGCATCACACAAGGTGATCCTGGCCAATGGCGGCAAGCTCGTCGAGCGCTTCCTCGAGGATGCCGCCTATGGCGGGGTGGAGAGTCTGCGGTTCCGGATCGATTTGTAG
- a CDS encoding P1 family peptidase encodes MIRTVGDFGLTCGTLPAGARNSITDVPGVRVGHSTLRDGDINTGVTAILPHDGNLFRKKVTAASHVINGFGKTVGLTQVQELGTIETPVLLTNTLSVGTCATALIRDAIRQNPDIGRTTGTVNPVVGECNDGPLNDIQALAVTEEHALAALADAREGAVEQGNVGAGTGMSCFGFKGGIGSASRRIALGGEHHLGVLVLSNFGRPGDLILPDGRRPDPRRPAEAERGSIMVVLATDVPLEHRQLERVARRAGAGIATLGSFWGHGSGDIAIAFSTGNPVDHDESRDLVPLLTLNEARIDILFRAAAEATQEAVLNSMLSAEAFTGRAGKHRASLADWLRDQA; translated from the coding sequence ATGATCAGGACTGTCGGTGATTTCGGCCTGACCTGCGGCACCTTGCCGGCGGGCGCAAGGAATTCCATCACCGACGTGCCCGGCGTGCGGGTCGGCCATTCCACCCTGCGCGATGGGGACATCAACACCGGCGTGACCGCGATCTTGCCGCATGACGGAAATCTGTTCCGCAAGAAGGTGACGGCGGCAAGCCATGTCATCAATGGTTTCGGCAAGACGGTCGGCCTGACGCAGGTGCAGGAACTCGGCACCATCGAAACACCTGTTCTCTTGACCAACACGCTCTCGGTCGGCACCTGCGCCACGGCCCTGATCCGCGACGCCATCCGCCAGAATCCGGATATCGGCCGCACCACCGGAACCGTCAATCCGGTGGTCGGCGAGTGCAATGACGGTCCGCTGAACGACATCCAGGCCCTGGCCGTGACCGAAGAACACGCCCTCGCCGCACTGGCGGACGCTCGTGAAGGCGCGGTCGAACAGGGCAATGTCGGCGCCGGAACGGGAATGAGCTGCTTCGGCTTCAAGGGCGGCATCGGCTCGGCGTCCAGGAGAATCGCGCTTGGCGGCGAACATCACCTTGGTGTTCTCGTGCTCTCGAATTTCGGCAGGCCGGGCGACCTCATTCTGCCCGATGGGCGCCGGCCCGACCCCAGGCGGCCGGCCGAGGCCGAACGCGGTTCGATCATGGTCGTGCTGGCAACCGACGTGCCGCTCGAACACCGCCAGCTCGAGAGAGTAGCACGCCGCGCCGGGGCAGGCATCGCGACACTTGGCTCCTTCTGGGGCCATGGGAGCGGCGACATCGCCATTGCCTTCAGCACCGGAAATCCGGTCGACCACGACGAAAGCCGCGATCTGGTACCACTGCTGACGCTCAACGAAGCACGCATCGACATCCTTTTTCGGGCGGCGGCGGAAGCCACGCAGGAGGCCGTGCTGAACTCCATGCTGTCGGCCGAAGCCTTCACCGGCAGGGCCGGCAAGCACCGCGCATCGCTGGCCGACTGGCTGCGCGATCAGGCCTAG
- a CDS encoding amino acid ABC transporter ATP-binding protein, with translation MALVEIDKAYKRYGAVEVLKGISLDIEEHQVVCLIGPSGCGKSTLLRCINCLEPIQGGEIRLHGDRVTGPGVDLDLLRREIGIVFQSYNLFPHMSVIENITLGPVKVLGTPRKAAEDKGMALLERVGLAAKAREYPDRLSGGQQQRVAIVRALMMDPALLLLDEITSALDPELVSEVLDIVRDLATKGMTMVLATHEMGFAREVADKVCFLQEGLVYEEGPPSRIFGNPQGERTRAFLKRIIDAGRL, from the coding sequence ATGGCATTGGTCGAAATCGACAAGGCCTACAAGCGATATGGCGCGGTCGAGGTGCTGAAGGGCATTTCGCTGGACATCGAGGAACACCAGGTGGTCTGCCTGATCGGCCCTTCGGGTTGCGGCAAGTCCACGCTGCTGCGCTGCATCAACTGTCTCGAGCCCATCCAGGGCGGCGAGATCAGGCTGCATGGCGACCGCGTCACCGGTCCGGGCGTCGACCTCGACCTGCTCCGGCGCGAGATCGGCATCGTCTTCCAGAGCTACAACCTGTTTCCGCACATGAGCGTCATCGAGAACATCACGCTCGGCCCGGTCAAGGTGCTGGGCACGCCGCGCAAGGCGGCCGAAGACAAGGGCATGGCGCTGCTCGAACGGGTCGGCCTCGCCGCCAAGGCACGGGAATATCCCGACCGCCTGTCCGGCGGCCAGCAACAGCGTGTGGCGATCGTGCGCGCGCTGATGATGGACCCTGCCCTCCTGCTGCTCGACGAGATCACCTCGGCGCTCGATCCCGAGCTCGTCTCGGAAGTCCTGGACATCGTGCGCGACCTGGCGACCAAGGGCATGACCATGGTGCTGGCGACGCACGAAATGGGATTTGCGCGCGAGGTTGCCGACAAGGTCTGTTTCCTGCAGGAAGGGCTGGTCTATGAGGAAGGCCCGCCTTCGCGGATTTTCGGCAACCCGCAGGGCGAACGCACCCGCGCCTTCCTGAAACGGATCATCGACGCGGGACGTTTGTAA
- a CDS encoding amino acid ABC transporter permease: MSIPTAESGSERASQWRARSKVRTYGRRAWVVLGVAVAMFLAIACTSLHIAAYVLRQGWPNVPVQIMSALACVPPLWVIGLAWRAVRLSARAASSDDVHAGRELGSISSDASWNALSYSVALLIICAFAWFLVVNDAAVSRTFFDLDLIWKSAWTILKAFGTNISIFFFSAILILVWALVVAIARTLPGKAGRPIRTLAIVYGDLFRGLPAIITIYLIGFGLPLTGLPILKDLSSNAYAIIALTLTYGAYTSEVYRAGIESVHPSQIAAARSLGLSYFRTMRYVVVPQAVRGIIPPLMNNCISLQKDTALVAIIGTIDAFNQSKIVASNNFNLSAVTTVALLFILITIPQARFVDRLIERDRRKMRSGS, encoded by the coding sequence GCGTGCTCGCAGCAAGGTCCGCACGTATGGCAGGCGGGCCTGGGTCGTGCTCGGCGTGGCTGTCGCGATGTTCCTCGCCATTGCCTGCACGTCCCTGCACATCGCCGCCTATGTACTGCGGCAGGGCTGGCCGAACGTCCCTGTCCAGATCATGTCGGCGCTCGCCTGCGTGCCGCCGCTATGGGTCATCGGGCTTGCCTGGCGCGCTGTCAGGCTGTCGGCGCGCGCGGCATCCTCGGATGATGTACATGCCGGCCGCGAACTCGGGTCCATATCCTCGGATGCATCCTGGAATGCCCTTTCCTATTCGGTGGCGCTCCTGATCATCTGCGCCTTCGCCTGGTTCCTGGTGGTCAACGATGCCGCCGTCAGCCGGACGTTCTTCGATCTCGACCTGATCTGGAAGTCGGCCTGGACCATTCTCAAGGCATTCGGCACCAACATCTCGATCTTCTTCTTTTCCGCGATCCTCATCCTGGTCTGGGCGCTGGTCGTCGCCATCGCCCGCACCTTGCCTGGCAAGGCCGGCCGGCCGATCCGCACGCTTGCGATCGTCTATGGCGACCTGTTCCGCGGCCTGCCGGCCATCATCACCATCTATCTCATCGGCTTCGGCCTGCCGCTGACCGGACTGCCCATCCTGAAGGACCTGTCCTCCAACGCCTATGCGATCATCGCGCTCACACTGACCTACGGCGCCTACACCTCGGAAGTCTATCGCGCCGGCATCGAAAGCGTGCATCCGAGCCAGATCGCGGCGGCGCGTTCGCTGGGCCTCTCCTATTTCAGGACGATGCGCTATGTGGTCGTTCCGCAGGCGGTACGCGGCATCATTCCGCCGTTGATGAACAACTGCATCAGCCTGCAGAAAGACACCGCGCTGGTCGCCATCATCGGCACCATCGATGCCTTCAACCAGTCGAAGATCGTCGCCAGCAATAACTTCAACCTGTCGGCGGTGACGACTGTGGCGCTCCTCTTCATCCTCATCACCATCCCGCAGGCCCGGTTCGTCGATCGGCTGATCGAGCGGGACCGCCGCAAAATGCGCTCGGGATCCTGA